Proteins found in one Mangifera indica cultivar Alphonso chromosome 15, CATAS_Mindica_2.1, whole genome shotgun sequence genomic segment:
- the LOC123197956 gene encoding BAG family molecular chaperone regulator 7-like — MRRFSRIEFVEPYHPPPLFVRETSIFAPTPLSFPSFFEEEHDLSFALDLLTPKPSLFEVFDTVTDLIQIEKTPSLYSCRRVQKRFSPKFALETLCDRVSALESRFDWLVNERVYGGDRKYTWTAEIQGGPIDRSYKWTADIKGGKKKEKEDKKKIDKSYKWTAKIKGKGEDGPTERTFTFEASTGNAGDCSKSDKKEKKKDKKKGDNETRVVEIEEPGDHGALVLRQAFSKRPGAVRSSRGKLKELSPQDAAIMIQMTFRAYLIQRSQALRALRDLAVAKTKLKEVRALFNNFSYRRQVARDAEEQQRFSEKIIVLLLTVDAIEGADRMVRAAKRSMVDELEAMLDVVDPQPAGRSLSVRRRTFDMPDGVIQKEIAAGVAQVVQMIDEEKGAGTFEACI; from the exons ATGAGACGGTTCAGCAGGATTGAATTTGTTGAGCCTTACCATCCACCACCACTCTTCGTCAGAGAAACCTCCATTTTCGCGCCAACGCCATTATCATTCCCCTCATTTTTCGAAGAAGAGCACGATCTAAGCTTCGCCCTCGATCTGTTGACTCCTAAACCTAGTCTCTTTGAAGTTTTTGATACTGTCACCGATCTGATCCAAATTGAGAAGACGCCGTCGCTCTACTCCTGCAGGAGGGTTCAGAAGAGGTTCTCACCTAAGTTTGCGTTGGAGACTCTGTGTGACAGAGTGAGCGCGCTCGAGTCGAGATTTGACTGGCTGGTCAACGAGAGAGTCTACGGAGGGGACAGGAAATACACATGGACGGCGGAGATCCAGGGCGGTCCAATTGATCGTAGTTATAAATGGACGGCTGATATCAAGGGAGGAAAAAAGAAGGAGAAGGAAGATAAAAAGAAGATTGATAAGAGCTATAAATGGACGGCTAAGATTAAGGGAAAAGGAGAAGATGGTCCGACCGAGAGGACTTTCACCTTTGAAGCATCCACTGGTAATGCAGGTGACTGTAGCAAATCAgataagaaagagaagaagaaagataagaaGAAAGGAGACAATGAGACACGTGTGGTGGAGATCGAAGAGCCTGGCGATCATGGGGCTCTTGTTTTGAGACAG GCTTTTTCGAAAAGACCTGGAGCTGTTAGAAGCAGCAGGGGCAAACTCAAGGAACTATCTCCTCAAGATGCAGCAATAATGATTCAGATGACTTTCAGAGCTTATTTGATTCAAAGGTCTCAGGCTCTTCGGGCCCTCAGAGATCTGGCTGTTGCAAAGACTAAGTTGAAGGAGGTTAGAGCATTGTTCAACAACTTCTCCTACCGTCGGCAAGTGGCTCGTGATGCAGAAGAGCAGCAAAGGTTCTCGGAGAAAATTATTGTCCTACTCCTTACTGTTGATGCTATTGAG GGAGCCGATCGAATGGTGCGAGCTGCAAAGAGGTCAATGGTGGATGAGCTGGAAGCAATGCTTGATGTGGTGGATCCTCAACCAGCTGGGAGATCTCTTTCAGTGAGGAGAAGGACCTTTGACATGCCTGATGGTGTGATTCAGAAGGAAATTGCAGCAGGCGTCGCACAGGTTGTACAAATGATAGACGAAGAGAAGGGTGCCGGCACTTTTGAGGCATGCATATAA